The following proteins are encoded in a genomic region of Leifsonia psychrotolerans:
- a CDS encoding stealth family protein has translation MSTFDRADSLATSGSLGEPRVAADPTTTATGSMPVLSLSAEPEPVLVTVDPRTRRFDRDDVVVRKGEIALVNGHYTPHESMAKDLVAVHDALEQAGIDFLLVRGDHNRLVIAVDRSKRATISRALSAAFAEEPFYAKPADGTQAQPLLIADGALATLRRCAVFRVYRPRIEPIGRLRYGAETAFQLEFWRFDDDEIIAPVENALMRTRLLRSEARETTVVLYNREWRTLRSMFDDLASDVSFDIDMVFSWVDGSSADFQRERALRMESHQVGEGDDSDARFRQIDELKYALRSVYLFAPWVRRIFIATDSPAPVWLADHPRVTIMRSEEFFADPSVLPTHNSHAVESQLHNIPGIAEHFLYSNDDMFFGRPVGPEMFFSPGGITKFIEAPTRIGLGENDPSRSGFENAARVNRALLLERFGKVTTRHLEHTAAPLCKSVMNELEQEFPDDFARTAASRFRSATDISVTNSLYHYYALMTGRAVAQTQARSLYIETTLKRALRQMDKLRKRRDQDMFCLNDGSFPEISDEVRREAVTEFLELYFPFPAPWERPAAPSEADYPL, from the coding sequence ATGTCTACTTTTGACCGCGCGGACTCGCTCGCGACATCCGGAAGCCTTGGCGAACCCCGGGTCGCCGCCGACCCGACGACGACCGCAACCGGATCGATGCCGGTTCTGTCGCTCAGCGCCGAGCCCGAGCCGGTGCTCGTCACTGTCGACCCACGCACGCGCCGTTTTGACCGTGACGATGTGGTCGTGCGCAAAGGCGAGATCGCCCTGGTGAACGGACACTACACACCGCACGAATCGATGGCGAAAGACCTCGTGGCTGTGCACGATGCCCTCGAGCAGGCTGGCATCGACTTTCTGTTGGTGCGCGGTGACCACAACCGGCTGGTAATCGCCGTCGACCGGTCGAAGCGCGCGACGATTTCCCGGGCTCTCTCCGCGGCCTTCGCCGAGGAGCCGTTTTATGCCAAGCCCGCTGACGGCACGCAGGCGCAGCCGTTGCTCATCGCCGACGGCGCCCTGGCGACCCTGCGTCGGTGTGCGGTCTTTCGGGTCTACCGCCCACGTATCGAACCGATCGGGCGGTTGCGTTACGGCGCAGAGACCGCTTTCCAACTGGAATTCTGGCGGTTCGACGACGACGAGATCATCGCGCCGGTCGAGAATGCGCTGATGCGCACTCGGCTGCTGCGCTCCGAGGCACGCGAGACCACCGTTGTGCTGTACAACCGGGAGTGGCGCACCCTGCGCAGCATGTTCGACGATCTCGCCAGTGACGTGAGCTTCGACATTGACATGGTCTTCTCCTGGGTTGACGGCTCGTCGGCCGATTTCCAACGTGAACGTGCACTGCGGATGGAATCTCACCAGGTGGGGGAGGGCGACGACTCCGATGCGCGCTTTCGTCAGATCGACGAGCTCAAGTACGCGCTCCGCAGCGTTTACCTCTTTGCGCCGTGGGTGCGTCGCATCTTCATCGCCACGGATTCACCCGCTCCGGTCTGGCTCGCGGATCACCCGCGGGTCACGATCATGCGCAGCGAAGAGTTCTTTGCCGACCCGAGCGTGCTGCCCACCCACAATTCGCACGCGGTCGAGAGCCAACTCCACAACATCCCTGGCATTGCCGAGCACTTCTTGTATTCCAATGACGACATGTTCTTTGGTCGCCCGGTGGGTCCGGAGATGTTCTTCTCGCCGGGCGGGATCACCAAGTTCATCGAGGCCCCCACGCGCATCGGGCTCGGCGAGAACGACCCGAGTCGAAGCGGGTTTGAGAATGCCGCCCGAGTGAACCGGGCGCTGCTGCTCGAACGCTTCGGGAAAGTCACCACGCGCCATCTTGAACACACTGCGGCGCCCCTGTGCAAGAGCGTCATGAACGAGTTGGAGCAGGAGTTCCCCGACGACTTCGCACGCACCGCCGCGAGCCGCTTCCGGTCGGCGACCGATATCTCGGTAACAAACTCGCTGTACCACTACTACGCACTGATGACCGGTCGGGCGGTGGCGCAAACGCAAGCGCGTTCGCTCTACATTGAAACCACGCTGAAGCGCGCTTTGCGGCAGATGGACAAGCTGCGCAAGCGCCGCGATCAAGACATGTTCTGCCTCAATGACGGCAGCTTTCCCGAGATCTCCGACGAGGTGCGACGCGAGGCTGTCACCGAGTTCCTCGAACTGTACTTTCCGTTCCCCGCACCGTGGGAGCGGCCGGCGGCGCCGAGCGAGGCCGACTACCCGCTGTAG
- a CDS encoding cell wall-binding repeat-containing protein, whose protein sequence is MSSERPSRFRVFAGVALALALSLGFIVAPAPDAAMAASALTISGHVDTQVRGSAPAAIPVGVEFDVNLYAADASIRWDETPVRSVRVRGGESGNYSFAGLSRGTVYRVGVAAVVTNGIRYHDEFWPRKGSMKAAEVLYPPGGNAALSNLNFSMIARNSAANLTGRVTNQANVPLGIPIEVTLYDVQDTSLGDEAMGAIERVTTVNGSYGFDVPRDARYKLSFRDLSRAETALAWSVYPAPSREFIQAGGASAVDVGAVKLAPGVSISGTVNTRTAGGVAPIPAGVDFSVELYERYSTMGWYTGRIVAPEIANLGTAGTYRFVGLPAGQYTVGFTKAKTSSGNYDPQVWNNVSFIGDASAVYVSAGGRATGINASMVDNAPLPPVTGVTPTITGTLIDGQILTANVGTWQPANATITQRWQRDGTVISGATSTKYTLTAADVGSQISVDVTGSRVGYGTVTKVSAPTATIAAKLGTPTPTPTPTPTATPTPTATPTPTPTATPTPTPTATPTPTPTPTPTPTATPTPTATPTPTATPTPTATPTPTATPTPTPTPTPTPTPTPTPAPWSPVVTRISGEDRYATAVAISRAGFATSAPVVYIVTGTNYPDALGAAPAATKEGGPLLLTQPTELPASVRAEITRVKPGKIVVVGGTAAVSNGVLAELKELAPTVKRVAGVDRFDTARQVVAQAFSGSVSLAYVATGLNYPDALSASAAAGARGVPVLLVNGGAARADAATTALLTKLRATRITVVGGKAAVADGIVSSLTGVGTVTRISGTDRFDTSQKINKAAFTSVKSAYFATGFQFPDALAGAALAGAKGAPLYVVQPACVPAGIRGDLTAFAPKTITLIGGRSALSERVARLTRC, encoded by the coding sequence GTGAGCAGTGAACGGCCGTCGCGTTTTCGGGTATTTGCTGGGGTGGCGCTGGCTTTGGCGCTGTCGCTGGGTTTCATTGTGGCGCCGGCGCCGGATGCGGCCATGGCCGCGTCGGCCTTGACGATTTCTGGGCACGTTGACACGCAGGTCCGGGGGAGTGCCCCGGCGGCGATTCCGGTGGGTGTCGAGTTCGATGTCAATTTGTATGCCGCCGATGCGTCAATTCGGTGGGATGAGACCCCGGTTCGGTCTGTGCGGGTGCGCGGTGGTGAATCGGGGAACTACAGTTTCGCCGGGTTGTCGCGTGGCACTGTTTATCGTGTGGGGGTGGCGGCGGTTGTGACCAACGGCATCCGTTACCATGACGAATTTTGGCCGCGCAAGGGGTCGATGAAAGCCGCCGAGGTGTTGTACCCGCCCGGAGGTAATGCGGCACTGTCGAATCTGAACTTCTCGATGATCGCCCGGAACAGCGCGGCGAATCTCACCGGGCGTGTGACGAACCAGGCGAATGTGCCGTTGGGGATTCCGATCGAGGTGACCCTGTATGACGTGCAAGACACGTCGTTGGGTGATGAGGCCATGGGCGCGATCGAGCGTGTGACGACGGTCAACGGCAGTTATGGCTTCGATGTGCCGCGAGACGCTCGATACAAGTTGTCGTTCCGTGATCTTTCCCGTGCTGAAACGGCGCTCGCGTGGAGTGTGTATCCGGCGCCGAGCCGGGAGTTCATCCAGGCTGGTGGGGCGAGTGCGGTGGACGTGGGTGCGGTCAAGCTCGCGCCGGGCGTGTCAATTTCGGGCACGGTCAACACGCGGACCGCGGGCGGCGTTGCCCCGATCCCGGCCGGCGTTGATTTTTCGGTGGAGCTTTATGAGCGCTACAGCACGATGGGTTGGTACACGGGCCGCATCGTCGCCCCGGAGATCGCGAATCTGGGCACGGCTGGCACGTACCGGTTTGTCGGCCTTCCGGCGGGGCAGTACACCGTTGGCTTTACGAAGGCTAAAACCAGCAGCGGAAACTACGACCCGCAGGTGTGGAACAACGTGAGCTTCATTGGTGATGCGAGTGCCGTCTACGTCAGCGCCGGCGGCCGTGCAACGGGCATCAACGCCTCGATGGTGGACAACGCACCCCTTCCTCCGGTGACCGGGGTGACCCCAACCATCACGGGAACTCTCATCGACGGTCAGATTCTGACAGCGAACGTCGGCACCTGGCAGCCTGCGAACGCCACGATAACCCAGCGCTGGCAGCGGGATGGCACCGTAATTTCGGGCGCTACGTCGACGAAATACACTCTGACAGCGGCGGATGTCGGCAGCCAGATCAGCGTGGACGTCACGGGTTCACGCGTCGGATATGGCACGGTGACCAAGGTCTCCGCACCCACCGCAACGATTGCGGCGAAGCTGGGTACGCCGACACCCACGCCGACGCCGACGCCGACTGCGACGCCGACTCCGACTGCGACGCCGACTCCGACTCCGACTGCGACGCCGACTCCGACTCCGACTGCGACGCCGACGCCCACGCCCACGCCGACACCCACGCCGACTGCGACGCCGACGCCGACTGCGACGCCGACGCCGACTGCGACGCCGACGCCGACTGCGACGCCGACGCCGACTGCGACGCCGACTCCGACGCCCACGCCCACGCCGACACCCACGCCGACTCCGACGCCGGCCCCGTGGAGTCCCGTCGTCACGCGCATTTCGGGTGAGGATCGGTATGCGACGGCCGTTGCGATCTCGCGCGCTGGTTTCGCGACGTCGGCTCCGGTCGTTTACATTGTGACGGGCACGAACTACCCGGATGCGCTCGGGGCGGCCCCGGCGGCGACGAAGGAGGGTGGGCCGTTGCTTTTGACGCAGCCGACCGAGCTTCCGGCGTCGGTGCGGGCCGAGATCACGCGTGTGAAGCCGGGAAAGATCGTGGTTGTCGGGGGTACTGCGGCGGTGTCGAACGGTGTTCTGGCCGAGTTGAAGGAGCTTGCGCCGACGGTGAAACGGGTCGCGGGTGTCGACCGGTTTGACACGGCTCGGCAGGTTGTCGCGCAGGCGTTTTCCGGTTCGGTGTCATTGGCCTATGTTGCGACCGGGCTGAACTATCCCGATGCGTTGTCGGCGTCGGCTGCAGCGGGGGCTCGTGGTGTGCCGGTGCTTTTGGTCAACGGTGGTGCCGCCCGTGCTGACGCGGCGACGACAGCGCTGTTGACGAAGCTCAGAGCGACTCGGATCACTGTCGTCGGTGGGAAAGCGGCGGTTGCTGACGGTATCGTGTCGTCGTTGACGGGTGTTGGAACGGTCACTCGCATTTCAGGAACCGATCGGTTTGACACCTCGCAGAAGATCAACAAGGCTGCGTTCACGAGTGTGAAGAGCGCCTACTTCGCGACCGGGTTTCAGTTCCCTGACGCGCTTGCTGGTGCGGCGCTGGCGGGTGCCAAGGGAGCGCCGCTCTACGTGGTGCAGCCGGCGTGCGTGCCGGCCGGGATCCGCGGGGATCTAACGGCCTTTGCTCCGAAGACAATCACATTGATCGGCGGGCGTTCCGCACTCTCCGAGCGGGTCGCAAGGCTCACCCGCTGCTAG